The following nucleotide sequence is from Synechococcus sp. KORDI-52.
CCTGCATCACCTGATTCGCAGCGAGGAGCTGCTGGGCCTCACCTTGCTGAGCATTCACAACATCACCCAGCTCGTGCGTTTCACCTCGGCCATGGCACAGGCCATTCGCGACGGCTGTTTTTCAGAGGATTTCGCTCCCTGGGAGCCAGACTCACCAGCCCATCACACGTGGTAGCGTCCAGCCCAACGCCTTTTTGATACAAGGGATGGCCGCCTTCACCCTCGACCTGCTGGCACAGCTGCCCGAGGCCTATCAGGCCTTCTCTCCGCTGATCGACATTCTTCCGTTGATCCCCGTCTTCTTCCTGCTGCTGGCCTTTGTCTGGCAGGCCTCTGTGGGCTTCCGCTGAAGCCTCAGCCATACCGAAGAACCTTCACAGCAAACGCTGGCAGCGACAGCATGCGACGCCAGCGTGATGGTTCCTGAATGAGCCGATACAACCACTCAAGCTGCATCCGGCACATCCAGCCGGGGGCACGTTTTGTGGTGCCGGCCCAGACGTCAAAACTGCCGCCGACACCCATCCACAGTCCTGGCTGACCGAACGCCACGCGTTCCGACCAGGTTTCCTGGCGCGGCACCCCCAGGGCCACGAGAACGAGATCCGGCTTCAAGGTCTTGAGCTGAGCCTCAACGCCCGGCCAAGCTTCGGGCGCTTGATAACCATCCACAGCGAGCGCCAGGTTGAGCCCGGCGATCCGTTGGGGTAACTCCGCACGCAGCGTTGCCATTACCTCAGGTGATGCGCCCACCAGCGCCACACGCCAACGGTGGACCGCGGCATATTCCAGCAGCGTCCAGGCCAGTTCAATCCCGGCCGTTTTGACAACCCGGATGTTCTGACGTCCGAGAGCCCAGACCACACCAGCTCCATCGGGGATCACCAGATCAGCCGTTGCGATCGCCTGGCCCAGGGAAGCATCCGCCCGGGCGGACATGGTCATCTCAGCGTTGAGGGTGACGATGCGTCCGCCGCCTTGGGCATGCAGACCGAGGGCTGCAGCACAGACATCACGACAGGCATCCACCGGAACGCCGAGCACCTGGCAGCGGTGATGGTCATCGGGGGCGGTGCTGACAGAGTCCATGGCCGTGGGGCTGCGTTGGAGAATTTAGGAGTGGTGATGCATGAGGGCATGGTTGTGACGACGACGGAACCCCTTCCGCAGAACCACGCCACAAGCCTTCAGCGCCTGGATCAATCCATCCAACGGGTGGTTATCGATCGGCAGGACCCGATCAGCGGCCTGCTCCCCGCCAGCACCGCCCACACCATCCATGGCGACTACGGGGATGCCTGGGTGCGGGACTGCGTCTATTCGGTGCAGTGCGTTTGGGGGCTGGCCCTGGCCCACCGCCGCCAGCAGGGGCAGAACAGCCGGCGCTCCTGGGAGCTGGAGCAGCGGGTGGTGGCCCTCATGCGGGGCCTGATGCGCTCGATGATGCGGCAAGCCGGGAAGGTGGAGCGCTTCAAGCAGAGCCTCAATCCCCTCGACGCACTCCACGCCAAGTACGACAGCTGCACCGGCGAACCGGTGGTGGCAGATGACGCCTGGGGCCATCTCCAACTGGATGCCACCTCGTTGTTCCTGCTGCAGCTGGCGCAGTTGACCAAGGGCGGTTGCGCCGTGGTGCAAAGCCGTGACGAAGTGGATTTCCTTCAGAACCTGGTGCACTACATCGCCCGGGCCTACCGCACCCCCGACTACGGAATCTGGGAACGGGGAGACAAAGGCAACCATGGCCTGCCGGAGCGCAATGCGAGCTCGATCGGCATGGCCAAAGCCGCCCTGGAAGCACTCGATGGGCTTGACCTCTACGGCCCCCATGGCGATGGCGGCTCCATCCTGCTGATTCCCCAGGGGGCCATCGTGCGCCTCCGTCGCGCTCTGGAAGGGCTTCTGCCACGGGAATCCGCCAGCAAGGAAGCCGACAGCGCCTGCCTGTCGGTGATTGGTTATCCGGCCTGGGCCGTGGAAGATGCCGCCCTGGTGGAGCGCACCGGCCGCCGGATTCGACGGGAACTCGCTGGGGCCTACGGCTACAAACGCTTCCTGCGGGATGGTCACCAGACGGCGGTGGAAGACGTCAACCGCCTGCACTACGAACCGGAGGAGCTCGCCGCCTTTGAAGGGATCGAGTCGGAGTGGCCGTTGTTTCTGGCCTTCGAACTGGTCACCGCATGCTGCGAAGGACGCTGGGATGATGCCCGGCGCCTGCACAGCCAGCTCAAGACGCTGGCTGTTGAAGAAGACGGCGAACGTCTCTACCCCGAGCTGTATCAGGTCCCGGCCAGCTCGGTCCAGCAGGAACGGCTTCATCCAGGCAGCCAGGAGCGGGTGGCCAACACCAACCTGCCGCTGATCTGGACCCAGAGCCTGGTGTGGCTCGGAGAAATGCTGCTCGACGATCTGATCCGTCCCGAGGACATCGACCCCTGTGGCCGCAGGGAGCCGCAGCCGCTCGGCGCCGACACCGTTCTTGTGGCGATGGCTGCGGAGACGGATGCCGTGCGCCAGGCGCTGCTGGCTGCAGAGGTGCCGATCGATCCAACCGCGGTGATTGCCGTGCAGTCGTCCGACGAGCTGAAGCAACGGCTGAAAGCCGCCGGCACCAATCCGCGGCTTGAGCTCACTGGGCGCCCCGGCCACCGGGTGGAAACCGAGGACACGGCTCGGGTCTACCGCCAGGACGGCGCCATCAGTGTGTTCACCCCATCCGTGCTGGAAGACCGCAGCAGCTATCTGGCCGATGACCCGGAGGAGCTGCTGGAGACCGTTGTGGACGAGCTGCATCTGCTGCAACGGCACTGGCGTGGCGTCGGACGTCCCCTTCTGGTCATCCCCATTCGCGACGCGGCCCTCCAGCAGCATCGCGACGTCATACTCAAACTGGCCCGACAACTCGGCAGCGGCGTCATTGAACGCATCCCCGTCCGCTTGGGCTGCCTCAGTGAACTGGTGGATCAGGCGCAGAAAGTGCAGCTGCCGCCGCTCCAGCAAAAGCCGGTGCCACGATCGGAGCCACCCCAGCACCTTCTGCGCGACGCCACCGATCTACGGGATCTGACCGCCGCAGAGGAGCAGGAGCTGGATGACACCCCGATCGAACAGTTGAGCCAGCGCCTCTGGAACAGTGCACTCCTGCATGAACAGGCCGAAGTGCTCGAGTTGCTGCAACGGCGTCTCGGCCCCCAGGGGATTCAACGCAGCCCCGAGGGCCATCCAGTGGCCCTGCGCACCCTGCTTGAGGAGGTGTATCAACGGGGCTTGCGTTGTGAAGACTGGAATGTGGTGCGGCGTTGTGCCGGCGCCATGGGGATGGTGCATCCCCAGCTGGAGGATGCCCTGACCGACCTTCTCGTCCGCCAGAAACAGGTGGTGGTGGGGCGCAATTACACCGGCGACTCCCGGCTCCGCCAACCGATGGACAGTGCCGCCATCGCCGAACGGATTGAAACCACCAGCGGGATCGACGGCCGTGAGCGCATGCTCGAGCAGGAGCTCCTGCTCGCCCTCGACAGCGTGGCGCGGCGGGAGCCAGCCCTGCTCAAGGGCAGCCTGACCCTGCAGCTGGGGCAGCTGATGCTGCTGCTGACATCGGAGCTGGCCGTGGAGAAGATGCTCAGTCAGGACGAAGCCTTTGAAGCCCTCTGCGGCGAAGCACCCCACGCCATCCGCAAGCGGTTGCGCGCCGTTCTTGGGGATGTGGAGCATGCCAGGGCCGCCCTACAACGCGGCGAACAGCTGCATGTCAGCGGCCGGGTGAAGTGGTCAGTACCCGACCCATTGGAGGAGACCCCGGGGGGTGGGGACTGGCTTCAACACCGCATCCGCCTGGGCTCCTTCCAAAAAGTTCCCCGCGATTTCTATGCAGGAATCTGGTCGTTGCTGCAGCACTGCCGCGGCCTGGTGATCGGCGACAAGCTGGAACGGCGCAATCGCCTCAACAGCCGCCTCATTCTCGAGAAAACAGCGGGGGAGCGCAATTTCGCGGCCCAGGTCGACCATCTGCTCAGTCGGATCAAGGCACCGGAATACCGCCAACTCTGCAGCGAATGTCTGCTCTCGTTGATGGCCTTCGTCGAAGCCAATCCGGAGGTGCGTTTCGAGGATGACCTGGCCCTGGATGTGGTGATCGGCCATGCCGTGCGGGTGGGCTGGCAACAGAGCCATCCCTCGCTTCGACCGGAGAGCTACCCCCATCACAAAGCCCAGGCCTGGGGGCAGTTCTATCAATCCTCACCTGGTGATTGCCGTCGCTGGCAGGTCACGGCCTTAAGGGAGCTGGCCGAACAGCAAGGGCTGTTCTGATCCCAGCAACCGCTTGTCTGATCCCAACCAAGCCCGTCAGATGGGTGCCAGCAAGGGTGCGCCGCTATCCGGATGCTCGACCGCCTGCTCGATCAGATCCGCCAGCTTGAGGGCACGCGAGGCCTGAAGACCATCCACAGCGGGGGTTTCCCGGCCGCGCACACACTGAAGGAAGTGCTCAAGCTCGGCATAGAGCGGCTCAATCGAGGTGGTGCTCACCTCCTCGATGAAGCCGTCATTGCGATACAGCAGCTCACCGTGATCAGCGGAGTACCACTCGTGGGCGCGGCGGTGGATGTGCAGGGTGTGGTTAAGGAAGTCTGTCTCCACCAGACTCGATCGGCAGTGGGCGCTGAGACTGCGGATCTTGCGGTGGCTCATCTTGCTGGCGGTGAGGCTGGCCACAACACCGTTCTCGAAACCCAGCGTGGCATTGACGTAATCGATCGGCCCCTCGGCACTGCGACCGCCGGCAGCTGCAAGCCGCACCACCGGTGCCTTGGCCAGCTCCAGAACAAGGTCGATGTCGTGGATCATCAGATCCAGCACCACAGAAACGTCATTGGCCCGATCGGAATGGGGGCTGTGGCGACGCCCCTCGAGGACCACCACCTCCTCATTGGCCACCACCTTGATGAGCTCACGGAAGGCGGGGTTGAACCGCTCAATGTGACCCACCTGCAGGAGTCGACCCGCTGCTGTCGCGGCCTCGATCAGTGCGGTGGCCTCGTCCTGATTCGCCGCAATCGGCTTCTCAATCAGAACATGCACACCCGCACGGAGGCAGGCCAGACCGACGGGGTGGTGCAGCAGGGTGGGAACCGCGATGCAGACGGCCTCCACCTCAGAGAGCATGGCGTTGTAGTCGGCAAAGCAGCGGCAGCCGAATTGTTCGGTGGCGAGCTGTCCGCGATCGGCATCGGGGTCCGCAACGCCCACCAGATCGGCATCTCGAAGCAGGCTGAGCACCCTGGCGTGATGCCATCCCATGTTGCCGATGCCGATCACCCCGACCTTCACTGGGACCATGGGGTCGGGAGACATCAGCACGGGCGGTTGGTTGGGGGAAGACTATCGGCCTTCATTCGGATTGATCCTCTGAACTGGGGAGAACGAGCCGGACCCGCTCAATCCGCGGCCCCGCCATGGCCTTGATTTCGAACTGCAGGCCGTTGAAATGCAGAGCCTCTCCTGCGGATGGAATGTGCTGAAGCCGCTCCAGCAGGAAACCGGCCAGGGTGTGATGGTCATCGGCTTCCGGCAGGTTGAGGTCAAGTTGCCGGTTCAGCTCGAAGATCTCCAGATCGCCCGCCATCAACCAGGCACCTGGGGTGTCCTTCTCCTCGAGCAGATCCGGTTCATCGGACTCCGTGGGGTCCTCATCGCCAACGATTTCTCCGGTGAGATCCGCTGCGGTCACCAGCCCCTCCGTACCGCCGTGCTCATCCACCACCAGCAGCAGGGGCTGTCCGCTGCGGATCATTGGCAGCAGCTCCGCCAGGGTGCAGGTCTCCAGCACGGGCACCGCAGGCTGGAGGTAGGGCTCAAGCAACGAATCAGCCTGGAGCTCCCCCCTGGCGATCGGTTCGGCCATGTGGCGGAGATCCAGCACGCCGCGCACGTCATCCAGCGACTGGCCGATCACCGGGAAGCGGGCGTGACGGGTGTGATGCACGGCTTCCATCATTTCGGCGAAACGAACCGTGGCCGGCAGCGTGACCATCCCGGAGCGCGGCACCATCACCTCCCTCACCTGGGTGTCCCTCAAAGCGAACACACCTTCAAGGATGTTTTTCTCATCGGGGAACAACCCCGTGACCCGACCGGATTCCACCAGGGTTTCCAGCTCCCCGGCTGAAAGGGCTGGCACCAACACATCCCACTGGGGAGCCAGGCCAAGCAGACGCATCAGCAGACCCGCCAGCGCCTCGAGCAGGTTGAGCAGTGGAGCCAGACAACGCATCACCACCTCGAGCAGCGGCACCAGCCGGAGCGCCGACGATTCAGGACGGTTCAGCACCCAGGCCTTGGGCAGCAGACCCGCCAACAACGTGGCCATCAGCACGATGCTGAGGAACAGCGCCGTGTCGCGCCAAGCCACACCCACAGACCCATCCACCCAGAGCCGCTCTCCCAGGCCACGGCCAGCCCAGCCCAAAGCCACCAAGGCGAGGGTGGCACCCAGCTGGCTGACCAGGAGCGCTCGCCGCAAACGCCGCTGCAGCCGCTGAATGGAACGGGCTCCAGCTTGCTGTTCCTCCACCAACACTTCGACGCGGCTGGGACGAAGCCGCAACAGCGCCACCTCTGCAGCCGCGAAGAAGGCCGGCAGAGCCAGCAGAACAGCGAGCAGAAGGAGCCGCATCAACAGAGGAACATGGGGGTCGCGAGGATCGAACTCGCCTTAGGCGAATTATGAGTTCGCTGCATTCACCAGATTGCTAGACCCCCTTGAGGAGAGTGTTACCACAAGGGAGTCACGTCGGGGAAGTCATTCGACACGGGTGGATCCAGCATGGGCTCGTAGGCATCGATGGCGACCACACTTCCATCGAATCCGCTGGGGATATCCATGGTGCGCAACGGCATCGGCGGGCTCTGTGCCTCAAGCAGCGCTCCCGCCGTGTTCTGGAGTGCGGAGCCATCCCAGACCAGGGTCTGGTCCGGAAAGCCCAGCCCCATCAACCGATTCCCCTCGATGCCTCCAACGGCAATCCCCAGAAGATCGGTGAGTTGATGCAGGGGGTCGACGCCCCGGGCCATGGGTGAGGTCCAGGTGAACAAGCGACGGTTGATCAGCTCACTGGTGGTCTCCGTGGGCTGGCACACCGTCACTTCAACGGAGGCTGAACCCGAGCCCGGCGGAGGTGCTTCAACGCTGGTCGTGCAGACCAGCGGGCCCGCCAGCACCGATGGGCCGGCGAACAGGAACAAGCCCGAGCGAAAGAACGACCGCAGCAGCACTGGATGAAACAGCTCTAAGCGCAAACTAAGGACATCTGCTAAGTGCGGCCAGTCCCATGTCTGAATCGTCGATTGTCCCGACTGAGCGGCAGAACCTGCTGAACCGCCTTGCCACCCTGGCCTACAAACGCGGGGACTTCACCCTTGCCTCCGGCCGCAAAAGCGAGCACTACGTGAACTGCAAACCCGTGAGCCTGAGCGGTTCCGGCCTGGCGCTGATCAGCCGGGCGATGCTCACCCACGTGGAGGCCAATGCAGTGGCCGTGGCTGGCCTCACCCTCGGCGCCGACCCCCTGGTGAGCGGTGTGGCCATGGCCGCGGCCGATCAGGGCCGGGATCTCGATGCGCTGATCGTGCGCAAGGAGGCCAAAGGCCACGGCACCGGAGCGTGGCTGGAAGGACCGCTGCCAGTCCCCGGGGCCCTGATCACCGTGCTGGAGGACGTGGTGACCACGGGGGGCTCCTCGCTCAAGGCGGTCCGGCAGCTGCGCGACGCCGGATACACCGTCCATCGAGTCGTCACCATCGTCGACCGGGAAGAAGGGGGTGAGGCCGCCATGGCGGCTGACGATCTCGAGCTGATCAGCCTCTACAAACTGTCTGAAATCGCCGCCATCACGCAGGCATGAGCAAGCTGTTTTGGGATGCCCAGGTTGCCCGGCTGCGCTTGAACGGCAGTGGAGCCCGTCAGTTTCTCCAGGGGCAGACCAGTGCTGACCTCAACGCCCTCGCATCCGGGGATCTGCTTCAGACCTGCTGGCTGACCGCAACGGGCCGCTTGCGGGCCGTGCTGGAACTGCGTCTGGACGCGGAGGGAGCCGATGTGATCGTTCTGGCGGGAGAGGCCTCTGCGGTTCGCGCCGGCTTCGATCAAGTGATCTTTCCAGCCGATCGGGTTCGCCTCCAACCTCTGGCGCCGTTGCGCCGACTGCAGTGGCTGGAGCCCCATGCTGCAGCCCTGTGGTGCGATCCAGACGCAGCATTGCCCGAGCCTTGGGCCTCAGGACAGCCCGCCAGTGCAGCAGCTTTTGAGCAGTGGCGGCTCCAAAGCGGATTTCCACCGGGGCCGGGTGAACTCAATGGCGAGACCAACCCCCTGGAACTTGGACTCGTCGCTCAGATCAGCACGGAGAAAGGCTGCTACCTGGGCCAGGAAACCATGGCCAAACTCACCGGCCAAGCAGGGGTGAAACAACAGCTGCGCTGTTGGAGCTGCCCCAATCCGCTGGCTCCGGCGGCAAAGCTCACGCTGAATGGAGAGCGGGCCGGGGTGATCACCAGTGCCCTGGATCACGACGGAACCTGGATGGGTCTGGCCCTGGTGCGCCGCCAGTGCCTGGCCAGTTCAACGCTGGAGGGACCCAACGGAGAACAGCTCCGCATCAGCCGACCCGAAGCGTTTCAGGATCCTGAGGCCTGATCCTGGTGAAGCAACCAGGCGGCAACGGCCCACGTGGCCAGGCAGTCGTCACGGTTGTAATCAAAGATCCAGCGCAACCCATGCCTGTTGCCGCGTCGCTCGGGGCCATCGCCCTGCCACTGCCGCCACCACAGCAGGGCCCGGGCCCCGTCCACACCGGGCTGACTCCAGTGGAAACCCTGCCAACCAGCCACGGCCTTGAGGCCATAGCTGGCCAGGGGCAGGCGCCAATGACGCCGCAGCCGGGCATGCACATCCACCAGACGCTGACGTAGCTGCAGCAGATCAGCTTCAGCGGCACCCTGCCGCTCAGCCAGACGTCGCAAGGCCAGGCTTTCTGTTTCGCCGTAATGAAGAATCGGCCAGCTTTGATAGCAGCTCAGCAGCCGTTGCAGCCGGAACCAGCAACGGGATTCGCCGTGCTCCGCCAGAGCCAGGATCGGGTGATAGGCCACGGAAGCCAGGTCCCAGTCGCCGGTTTCGGTCCTGGGCAAAACCACAAAGCCGTGAAGAAAGTCGTGGCGGGCATCGGGATCGGATTCGATGTCGTACAGCAGCACACCAGGGCAGTTCTGTAATTCCGGAAGAGCCGGTGCGGCGTGCAAACGATCCACTCGACCGTCCCGCTGCGCCCTGGCCTGAGCCACCAGGGAGGCCGCCACCTCACCATGCTGCTCACCGAAGCGTTGCAGACGCACAGCAAGCTGCTTCGGATCCGCAGCGGCCAGATCAGACAAGCCGCGAATCCCAAGCTCCAGCAACATCTCGCGCCGCTTGGCCCCGATGCCGCTGACCTCACTGAGATGGCCTTCCGCCGCCGCCACGGCGTTGCAGGCCACCCGCCACGAGCACAGTGAGCACTTGCGTCGGTCTGCGGCCAGAGGCGGGGGGACCGGGCGGTCCAGATCGTCACGCAGTTTGCGCAACCCTTCCGACAGCTGTCGGCGCAACCCTTTGGACCAGGGCACCCGCTCCTGTTCCAACCGCCGGCCACCGCCGCCGAGAACCAACATGGAGGGAACATCCCCCTGCTGCTCCTGCTCGAGCAGCAGAGCCATCAACGCCAGGGGCAACTGATGCTCCCGGGTGGTGCGACGGCCCTGACGGGCCAGTACCGGTTGATAGGCGAACTCACCCCAGCGGCTCTGACCTCTGACCCGTCGAAGCAGGGGAGGATGCGCCTCCAACGGCTCACTGGACGGACCGAGCCCCTTCAGACGCAGACCCACTACAGCCTCGGCACCGGCAGCACAGGCCGCCAGACCATGGCCCGGCTTGCGGGGCAGCAAGGCCACAAAGCAGCGCTGCTGATCGTCCAGCAGCAGATTGCGATGGGCCGTCCAGCGCCGCTCCGCCGGAGTCCCGTGGCGATCGAGCCAGGCCTTGCGACGGCAACGCAGCCAACTGCGCAGCAACCGGTCGGTGAGGGCGTTGTCGGCAGGCGGGGTGTCACCCATCCGCCGACCTTACGGCTGCCGGCTGCTAGATCCACTGAAGTGCAGGCTGTGCCATGGCATCGGCTCCCCTCCCCCTCAGCCCAGCTCCGATCAAGTTCGGCACCGATGGCTGGCGCGGGATCATCGGCGTTGACATCACGGTGGAGCGGCTCCTGCCCGTTGCCGCAGCCGCGGCCCAGGAGCTCGCCCATCGCGCCCCCGAAGGTCTCAGCAGCCGAACGGTGGTGATCGGTTACGACCGGCGCTTCCTGGCCCCCGAACTGGCGGAAGCGATCGCCGCCGCGGTGCGGGGTTGTGAACTCGAGCCGCTGCTAACCGACACGGCTGTGCCCACGCCGGCCTGCAGCTGGGCCGTGGTGGAGCGCCAAGCCCTGGGAGCACTGGTGATCACCGCCAGTCACAACCCGCCGGAATGGCTGGGGCTGAAGATCAAAGGTCCCTTCGGTGGATCGGTCGAGGGAGACTTCACCGCCGCGGTCGAACGACGCCTGGCCGCCGGCGGGATCACGGCACCGATCCGGGCAGAGGTCCCTCGGTTTGATGGACGCCGTGACCATCTCGAGGGGCTGCGTCGCAAGCTGGACCTCACCGCCCTCGTGCGTGGCCTCAAGGCCATCAACCTGAAGGTGATCGTCGATCCGATGCACGGATCAGCAGCCGGATGTGTCACGGAGCTGCTCGGCCCTGATGCCGATGGCGTTGTGGAGGAAATCCGCAGCGATCGAAATCCCTTGTTCGGTGGTCATCCGCCGGAACCCCTGGCTCCCTACCTCGGGGAGCTGATCACGGCGGTGAAAACCTCAACCGCCGCCGGAACCCCTGCCGTGGGACTGGTGTTCGACGGCGATGGTGACCGCATCGCCGCCGTGGATGAAACCGGTCGGTTCTGCAGCACCCAGCTGCTGATGCCCCTGTTGATCGATCACCTGGCCCGGTCCCGCCAGCTGCCGGGCGCCGTGGTCAAGACCGTGAGCGGCTCGGATCTGATGCGGCTGGTGGCGGAAGCACAGGGGCGCAAGGTTCTTGAGCTTGCGGTGGGTTTCAAGTACATCGCCGCGGAGATGCTGGCGGGGGACGTGCTGATCGGCGGCGAGGAATCCGGTGGTGTCGGCTTCGGCATGCATCTGCCCGAGCGGGATGCCCTGTTCGCGGCGATGCTGGTGCTGGAAGCCCTTGTGGAAGGCAAGCAACCCCTGGGAGCACGGCTGGATGCACTTCAGCACCAGCACGGTGGCAGCAGTCACTACGACAGGCTCGACCTGCGCCTGGCCGACATGGAGGCACGCCGGCGGCTCGAGACGCTGCTGAGCCAGAACACGCCTTCGACCGTCGCCGGTGCAGAGGTGCTGGAGGTGATCACCACCGACGGGATCAAGCTGAGGATGGGGCCCAGCCACTGGTTGATGCTGCGCTTTTCCGGCACGGAACCGCTGCTGCGGCTCTACTGCGAAGGGCCTGATGCCGATCGGGTGAACAGCGTGCTCGCCTGGGCCAGAGAGTTCGCGGAGGCCGCATGAAGACACTGGTGATCGCCAGCGGCAACGCCGGAAAGATTCGTGAATTCCAGGGTCTGCTGCAGACCCTGCCCGTCAGCGTGCAGCCTCAGCCTGAAGGTTTGGAGGTTGAGGAGACGGGCAGCACCTTTGCCGCCAACGCCCGGCTCAAGGCCCAGGCGGTTGCCGCCGCAACAGGGGAATGGGCCCTGGCCGACGATTCAGGCCTGAGCGTGGATGCCCTCGATGGTGCTCCGGGTGTTCACTCCGCCCGCTACGCCCCGACAGATCCGGAACGGATTGCCCGGCTGCTGAAGGCCCTGAACGGCTCAGACCAACGCCAGGCCCATTTCTGTGCGGCGCTCTGTGTTGCCGCTCCGAGCGGAACCGTCCTGCTGGAGGTGGAGGGCCGTTGCGACGGCTGGATCACATCCGCACCGCGAGGGGATCAAGGCTTCGGCTACGACCCGATTTTTGAAGTCGTCGGAACGGGCCGCACCTTCGCCGAGATGCCCTTGGCCGAGAAGAAACAGCATGGCCACCGCGGCAAAGCCTTCACCCTCCTGGAACCCAAGCTGCGGCAGTTGCTCCTGGCCAGCTGAAACAGCTCCTTGACGTCCCGGGATCAGGAGCATGGTTGTCAGCAGGAGCCATCCACTCGGAATGGCCCGGAGATCCATCAACGCAGGCAGTAATCCAGTTTGAGGGTGAGGCTCTGACTGGGCTTGGGCGCCTCCCCAGGCCTGAAGTTGGCA
It contains:
- a CDS encoding phosphoglucomutase/phosphomannomutase family protein, whose translation is MASAPLPLSPAPIKFGTDGWRGIIGVDITVERLLPVAAAAAQELAHRAPEGLSSRTVVIGYDRRFLAPELAEAIAAAVRGCELEPLLTDTAVPTPACSWAVVERQALGALVITASHNPPEWLGLKIKGPFGGSVEGDFTAAVERRLAAGGITAPIRAEVPRFDGRRDHLEGLRRKLDLTALVRGLKAINLKVIVDPMHGSAAGCVTELLGPDADGVVEEIRSDRNPLFGGHPPEPLAPYLGELITAVKTSTAAGTPAVGLVFDGDGDRIAAVDETGRFCSTQLLMPLLIDHLARSRQLPGAVVKTVSGSDLMRLVAEAQGRKVLELAVGFKYIAAEMLAGDVLIGGEESGGVGFGMHLPERDALFAAMLVLEALVEGKQPLGARLDALQHQHGGSSHYDRLDLRLADMEARRRLETLLSQNTPSTVAGAEVLEVITTDGIKLRMGPSHWLMLRFSGTEPLLRLYCEGPDADRVNSVLAWAREFAEAA
- the rdgB gene encoding RdgB/HAM1 family non-canonical purine NTP pyrophosphatase; amino-acid sequence: MKTLVIASGNAGKIREFQGLLQTLPVSVQPQPEGLEVEETGSTFAANARLKAQAVAAATGEWALADDSGLSVDALDGAPGVHSARYAPTDPERIARLLKALNGSDQRQAHFCAALCVAAPSGTVLLEVEGRCDGWITSAPRGDQGFGYDPIFEVVGTGRTFAEMPLAEKKQHGHRGKAFTLLEPKLRQLLLAS